The following proteins are co-located in the Candidatus Poribacteria bacterium genome:
- a CDS encoding phytanoyl-CoA dioxygenase family protein, producing MLTHAEVERFWRDGFIVVDGVLMSDEVEALREAAESDAVRGGLEASGYRERVVHLLEITAKHAAFKALAADPRIVERVAQLTGPDIQLQHSKLATKPPKVGAGTFAWHQDFAYFPHTNTSLVAV from the coding sequence ATGCTCACTCACGCCGAAGTCGAGCGCTTCTGGCGAGACGGCTTCATCGTCGTCGATGGCGTCCTGATGTCGGATGAGGTCGAAGCGCTGCGCGAGGCTGCCGAATCGGACGCGGTGCGCGGCGGACTCGAAGCGTCCGGCTACCGCGAGCGCGTCGTCCACCTGCTTGAGATCACCGCCAAGCACGCGGCGTTCAAGGCGCTCGCCGCCGATCCAAGGATCGTCGAGCGGGTCGCCCAGTTGACCGGTCCCGACATCCAACTCCAGCACTCGAAGCTGGCGACCAAGCCCCCGAAGGTCGGCGCGGGCACGTTCGCGTGGCATCAGGATTTCGCCTACTTCCCGCACACGAACACGTCGCTCGTCGCGGTA